A stretch of Cupriavidus necator DNA encodes these proteins:
- the rsmG gene encoding 16S rRNA (guanine(527)-N(7))-methyltransferase RsmG: MTDDATQRRRLEAGLAQIGLALAPAQIDTLFAYLALLRKWNGVYNLTAIRHPDEMLTHHMLDSLAAVPALAEAARAAEVGTPARGRVLDVGSGGGMPGLPLAIACPDVSVLMVDIVQKKTAFLTQCRAQLGLSNAAAHWGPVEKLDDASGFAVITSRAFAELTDFVNLSGQLLAPHGKLIAMKGVYPQAELDRMEAAGLMAQWQVDAVPRITVPGLDAERHLVVLSRRASAHA, encoded by the coding sequence ATGACCGACGACGCCACGCAGCGCCGTCGCCTTGAAGCCGGTCTGGCCCAGATCGGACTGGCGCTGGCGCCGGCCCAGATCGACACCTTGTTTGCCTACCTGGCGCTGCTGCGTAAATGGAACGGCGTCTACAACCTGACCGCAATCCGCCACCCCGATGAGATGCTTACGCATCACATGCTGGACTCGCTCGCCGCCGTGCCGGCACTGGCCGAAGCCGCGCGTGCCGCAGAGGTAGGCACGCCGGCGCGGGGCAGGGTATTGGACGTGGGCTCGGGCGGCGGCATGCCCGGCCTGCCGCTGGCCATCGCCTGTCCCGACGTGTCGGTGCTGATGGTGGACATCGTGCAGAAGAAGACCGCCTTCCTGACCCAGTGCCGTGCGCAACTCGGGCTCTCCAATGCCGCGGCGCATTGGGGGCCGGTGGAGAAGCTCGACGATGCCAGCGGCTTTGCCGTGATCACCTCGCGCGCGTTTGCGGAACTGACTGATTTCGTGAACCTGTCGGGCCAGCTCCTTGCACCGCACGGCAAGCTGATCGCCATGAAGGGGGTTTATCCACAGGCCGAGCTGGACCGCATGGAAGCTGCCGGGCTGATGGCGCAATGGCAGGTCGATGCGGTTCCCCGCATCACCGTGCCCGGGCTGGATGCCGAGCGCCACCTGGTGGTGCTGTCGCGGCGCGCAAGCGCCCACGCATGA
- a CDS encoding ParA family protein, which produces MAKVFVIANQKGGVGKTTTTVNLAAGLAAQDQRVLLVDLDPQGNASMGSGIDKQALEHSVYQVLVGLASIKQARQRSETGRYDVLPANRELAGAEVELVELDQRERRLRQAIAEVNDEYDFVLIDCPPSLSLLTLNGLCAAHGVIVPMQCEYFALEGLSDLVNTIKQVHANLNRDLQVIGLLRVMFDPRVTLQQQVSAQLESHFGEKVFKTLIPRNVRLAEAPSYGMPGVAFDPSSKGAKAYLDFGAEMIARVRQLG; this is translated from the coding sequence ATGGCCAAGGTATTCGTGATCGCAAACCAGAAGGGCGGGGTAGGCAAGACCACCACCACGGTGAACCTCGCCGCCGGCCTGGCCGCGCAGGACCAGCGCGTGCTGCTGGTCGACCTGGACCCGCAGGGCAATGCCTCGATGGGTTCGGGCATCGACAAGCAGGCGCTGGAGCACAGCGTGTACCAGGTGCTGGTCGGCCTGGCCAGCATCAAGCAGGCGCGCCAGCGTTCCGAGACCGGCAGGTACGATGTGCTGCCCGCCAACCGCGAACTGGCCGGCGCGGAAGTGGAACTGGTCGAGCTGGACCAGCGCGAGCGCCGCCTCAGGCAGGCCATCGCAGAGGTCAATGACGAATATGACTTCGTGCTGATCGACTGCCCGCCGTCGCTGTCGCTGCTGACGCTGAATGGCCTGTGCGCCGCGCATGGCGTGATCGTGCCGATGCAGTGCGAGTATTTCGCGCTGGAAGGGCTGTCGGACCTGGTCAACACCATCAAGCAGGTGCACGCCAACCTGAATCGCGACCTGCAGGTGATCGGCCTGCTGCGCGTCATGTTCGATCCGCGCGTCACGCTGCAGCAGCAGGTGTCGGCGCAGCTGGAATCGCACTTCGGTGAAAAGGTCTTCAAGACCCTGATCCCGCGCAATGTGCGGCTGGCCGAGGCACCGTCCTATGGCATGCCGGGCGTGGCGTTCGATCCGTCATCGAAGGGCGCCAAGGCGTACCTGGATTTCGGCGCCGAGATGATCGCGCGCGTCAGGCAGCTGGGCTGA
- a CDS encoding ParB/RepB/Spo0J family partition protein gives MSTAKKKGLGRGLEALLGGPAEIVESVKQEGAPTVLRLNQLQPGKYQPRTRMDEGALQELAASIRAQGLMQPILVRRVAEPDRYEIIAGERRFRASKLAGLDKVPVLVKDVADEAAAAMALIENIQREDLNPLEEAQGIMRLIREFSFTHEQAAESVGRSRSAVSNLLRLLNLAAPVQTMLMAGDLDMGHARALLAVDGANQITLANQIVNKRLSVRETEKLVASTLKPFDLKSLKQKGANNVRDVARLEEELSDALGLAVQIKLGARGKGQLTIHFSDNDALEGVLVRLRESTEKQKVA, from the coding sequence ATGAGCACTGCAAAGAAAAAGGGCCTGGGCCGCGGCCTTGAAGCGTTGCTGGGCGGGCCGGCCGAAATCGTTGAATCGGTGAAGCAGGAGGGTGCGCCCACCGTGCTGCGCCTGAACCAGTTGCAGCCGGGCAAGTACCAGCCGCGCACGCGCATGGATGAAGGCGCGCTGCAGGAACTGGCCGCCAGCATCCGCGCGCAGGGCCTGATGCAGCCGATCCTGGTGCGCCGTGTGGCCGAGCCGGACCGCTATGAAATCATCGCGGGCGAGCGGCGCTTCCGCGCGTCCAAGCTCGCCGGCCTGGACAAGGTGCCGGTGCTGGTGAAGGACGTGGCCGATGAAGCCGCGGCCGCGATGGCGCTGATCGAGAACATCCAGCGCGAAGACCTGAATCCGCTGGAAGAAGCGCAGGGCATCATGCGCCTGATCCGCGAGTTCAGTTTCACGCATGAGCAGGCGGCCGAGTCGGTCGGCCGTTCGCGCAGCGCGGTGTCGAACCTGCTGCGCCTGCTGAACCTGGCCGCACCGGTGCAGACCATGCTGATGGCGGGCGACCTCGACATGGGCCACGCGCGCGCGCTGCTGGCGGTGGACGGCGCCAACCAGATCACGCTGGCCAACCAGATCGTGAACAAGCGGCTGTCTGTGCGCGAGACCGAGAAGCTGGTGGCGTCCACGCTCAAGCCGTTCGACCTGAAGTCGCTCAAGCAGAAGGGCGCCAACAACGTGCGCGACGTGGCACGGCTGGAAGAAGAACTGTCCGATGCGCTGGGCCTGGCGGTGCAGATCAAGCTGGGCGCGCGCGGCAAGGGCCAGCTCACCATCCACTTCAGCGACAACGACGCGCTTGAAGGCGTGCTCGTGCGGCTGCGCGAATCGACTGAAAAGCAGAAGGTCGCCTGA
- a CDS encoding ATP synthase subunit I — MVQDRQQRGAGSRQEDDWDDWKEGADREEEAVDPLSHAEAVTLFGERALRPSRMTPGKVVLAQVMVTLLSALCWALFAKEAGPYGWSALFGGMVCFVPSGFFAFRLWLARDRASVGGLVLGEAIKVFGTAALLVLVVVLYRDLRWVPMLVTFLLALKTYLVVALVIR; from the coding sequence GTGGTTCAAGACCGTCAGCAGCGAGGCGCCGGGTCCCGTCAGGAAGATGACTGGGACGACTGGAAAGAAGGCGCAGACCGTGAGGAAGAGGCTGTCGATCCGCTGTCGCACGCCGAGGCGGTGACGCTGTTTGGTGAGCGCGCGTTGCGCCCTTCGCGCATGACCCCGGGCAAGGTTGTCCTGGCGCAGGTGATGGTCACCCTGCTGTCGGCACTGTGCTGGGCGCTGTTCGCGAAAGAGGCCGGCCCGTATGGCTGGTCGGCGCTGTTCGGCGGCATGGTGTGCTTCGTGCCGAGCGGGTTCTTCGCGTTCCGCCTGTGGCTGGCGCGCGACCGGGCTTCGGTCGGCGGACTGGTCCTGGGCGAGGCGATCAAGGTCTTTGGCACGGCGGCTCTGCTGGTGCTGGTGGTGGTGCTGTACCGGGATCTGCGTTGGGTGCCGATGCTGGTCACGTTCCTGCTGGCGCTAAAGACATATTTGGTGGTGGCTCTGGTGATCCGCTAG
- the atpB gene encoding F0F1 ATP synthase subunit A — protein sequence MSDATQGAEHALTPSGYIAEHLQNLNSVGGKQASVVDFSVINYDTVFWSVLCGAIAVLFLYAAARRVTAGVPGRFQAFVEMIVEMVDDQAKGIIHGDRSWIAPLALMVFCWITMMNAIDLIPVDWVNGLNQVLGIFHLHIPHHRAVATADLNGTLGMSCSVLVLMIYYSFKIKGTGGFMHELFSAPFGAKWYLAPFNLVLNLIEFLAKAVSLGMRLFGNMYAGELVFLLIALLGSIWTFGADLSALGFVGHVLAGAVWAIFHILIVLLQAFIFMMLTLVYIGQAHDHH from the coding sequence ATGTCTGATGCTACCCAAGGCGCCGAACACGCGCTGACACCCTCCGGCTATATCGCCGAACACTTGCAGAACTTGAACTCGGTCGGCGGCAAGCAAGCGTCGGTGGTCGATTTCTCCGTGATCAACTACGACACGGTGTTCTGGTCCGTGCTGTGCGGCGCCATCGCCGTGCTGTTCCTGTACGCCGCCGCGCGCCGCGTCACCGCTGGCGTGCCGGGCCGCTTCCAGGCCTTCGTCGAGATGATCGTCGAGATGGTCGATGACCAGGCCAAGGGCATCATCCACGGCGACCGTTCGTGGATCGCGCCGCTGGCGCTGATGGTGTTCTGCTGGATCACCATGATGAACGCGATCGACCTGATCCCGGTGGACTGGGTCAACGGCCTGAATCAAGTCCTCGGCATCTTCCACCTGCACATCCCCCACCACCGTGCAGTGGCCACGGCCGACCTGAACGGCACGCTGGGCATGTCGTGCTCGGTGCTGGTGCTGATGATCTACTACAGCTTCAAGATCAAGGGCACGGGCGGCTTCATGCACGAACTGTTCTCGGCCCCGTTCGGCGCCAAGTGGTATCTGGCCCCGTTCAACCTGGTCCTGAACCTGATCGAATTCCTGGCCAAGGCCGTTTCGCTCGGCATGCGATTGTTCGGCAACATGTACGCCGGCGAACTCGTGTTCCTGCTGATCGCGCTGCTGGGTTCGATCTGGACGTTCGGCGCCGACCTGTCCGCGCTGGGCTTTGTCGGCCACGTGCTGGCCGGCGCGGTATGGGCGATCTTCCACATCCTGATCGTCCTGCTCCAGGCCTTCATCTTCATGATGCTGACGCTGGTGTACATCGGCCAGGCTCACGATCACCACTGA
- the atpE gene encoding F0F1 ATP synthase subunit C, whose protein sequence is MQEFLANIQGLTAIGIGIIIGLGAIGACLGIALMGGKYIEACARQPELMNPLQTKMFLLAGLIDAAFLIGVGVAMLFAFANPLLAVIK, encoded by the coding sequence ATGCAAGAATTTCTCGCCAACATCCAGGGTCTGACCGCCATCGGTATCGGCATCATCATCGGCCTGGGCGCTATCGGCGCCTGCCTGGGTATCGCCCTGATGGGTGGCAAGTACATCGAAGCCTGCGCACGTCAGCCCGAGCTGATGAACCCGCTGCAAACCAAGATGTTCCTGCTGGCTGGCCTGATCGACGCGGCATTCCTGATCGGCGTGGGCGTTGCAATGCTGTTCGCCTTCGCCAACCCGCTGCTGGCTGTCATCAAGTAA
- a CDS encoding F0F1 ATP synthase subunit B, protein MNLNATFFAQMVVFFILWWVVAKFIWPPLVKALDERAKKIADGLAAAEKGKAELELANKRVDQAMAEARTEGAQRVADAEKRAQLTADEIKQNAQAEAARIIAQAKAEAEQQVTRAREALRDQVAVLAVKGAEQILKREVNAQVHTDLLNQLKAEL, encoded by the coding sequence ATGAATCTGAACGCAACGTTTTTTGCGCAGATGGTCGTGTTCTTCATCCTGTGGTGGGTTGTTGCCAAATTCATTTGGCCGCCGCTGGTGAAGGCGCTCGACGAACGCGCAAAGAAGATCGCCGATGGCCTCGCCGCTGCCGAGAAGGGCAAGGCCGAGCTCGAACTCGCCAACAAGCGTGTGGACCAGGCTATGGCCGAAGCCCGCACCGAGGGTGCACAACGCGTCGCTGACGCCGAGAAGCGCGCCCAGCTGACGGCAGACGAGATCAAGCAAAACGCCCAGGCAGAAGCCGCACGCATCATTGCCCAGGCCAAGGCCGAAGCAGAACAGCAGGTTACCCGCGCACGCGAAGCACTGCGTGACCAGGTTGCCGTGCTGGCCGTCAAGGGTGCCGAGCAGATCCTCAAGCGTGAAGTGAACGCGCAGGTCCACACCGACCTGCTCAATCAACTCAAGGCTGAGCTCTAA
- a CDS encoding F0F1 ATP synthase subunit delta, with translation MAETATIARPYAEALFRVASESSAGNLGAWSELVSEMGQVAANPDMKAVAGDPNVPGDKLAELFLSVLKSPLNDEARRFVKLLVDNGRLTVMPEIAEQFHVLKNAREGSSDVEITSAFPLEGSQLNDLVAALERKFGRKLYAQVAVDPSLIGGVSVKVGDEVLDTSVRSRLAAMQATLTA, from the coding sequence ATGGCTGAAACCGCAACCATTGCCCGTCCCTACGCTGAGGCGCTGTTCCGCGTCGCCAGCGAATCGAGCGCAGGCAACCTGGGTGCATGGTCCGAGCTGGTGTCGGAGATGGGGCAGGTTGCTGCCAATCCCGACATGAAGGCGGTAGCCGGCGATCCGAACGTTCCCGGCGACAAGCTGGCCGAACTGTTCCTGTCGGTGCTGAAGTCCCCGCTGAATGACGAGGCTCGCCGCTTCGTCAAGCTGCTGGTGGATAACGGCCGCCTGACGGTGATGCCGGAAATCGCCGAGCAGTTCCATGTGCTCAAGAACGCCCGCGAAGGGTCGTCGGATGTCGAGATCACCAGCGCATTCCCGCTGGAAGGTTCGCAGTTGAACGACCTGGTCGCTGCACTCGAACGCAAGTTCGGCCGCAAGCTGTATGCGCAGGTGGCGGTGGACCCGTCCCTGATCGGCGGCGTGAGCGTCAAGGTCGGCGACGAAGTGCTCGACACCTCCGTGCGTTCGCGCCTGGCTGCCATGCAAGCCACGCTGACCGCCTGA
- the atpA gene encoding F0F1 ATP synthase subunit alpha, translated as MQLNPSEISELIKSRISGLGAEAEVRNTGTVISVTDGICRVHGLSGVMQGEMLEFPGNTFGLALNLERDSVGAVVLGEYEHISEGDTVKCTGRILEVPVGKELLGRVVNTLGQPIDGKGPINAKETDVIEKVAPGVIARQSVSQPVQTGLKSIDAMVPIGRGQRELIIGDRQTGKTAVAVDAIINQKGKGVFCVYVAVGQKASTIANVVRKLEEHGAMEYTVVVAAAASDSAAMQYLAPYAGCTMGEYFRDRGEDALIVYDDLTKQAWAYRQVSLLLRRPPGREAYPGDVFYLHSRLLERAARVNADYVEKFTNGAVKGKTGSLTALPVIETQAGDVSAFVPTNVISITDGQIFLETDLFNAGIRPAINAGISVSRVGGAAQTKVVKNLSGGIRTDLAQYRELAAFAQFASDLDDATRKQLERGRRVTELLKQPQYQPLQVWQLAASLFAANNGFLDNVEVKDILPFEKGLHDHLKTKYADLINRIEETKQLSKEDEAALRAAVEDFKKSAAF; from the coding sequence ATGCAACTGAACCCCTCAGAAATCAGCGAGCTGATCAAGTCCCGCATCTCGGGCCTTGGCGCTGAAGCTGAAGTGCGCAATACCGGCACGGTGATCTCCGTGACCGATGGCATCTGCCGCGTGCATGGCCTGTCCGGCGTGATGCAGGGCGAGATGCTGGAATTCCCCGGCAACACCTTCGGCCTCGCGCTGAACCTCGAGCGCGACTCGGTCGGCGCCGTGGTGCTGGGTGAGTACGAACATATTTCCGAAGGCGACACGGTCAAGTGCACCGGCCGCATTCTGGAAGTGCCGGTGGGCAAGGAACTGCTGGGCCGCGTGGTGAACACGCTGGGCCAGCCGATCGACGGCAAGGGCCCGATCAACGCCAAGGAAACGGACGTGATCGAGAAGGTCGCCCCGGGCGTGATCGCGCGTCAGTCGGTGAGCCAGCCGGTGCAGACCGGCCTGAAGTCGATCGACGCGATGGTGCCGATCGGCCGTGGCCAGCGTGAGCTGATCATTGGCGACCGCCAGACCGGCAAGACCGCCGTCGCTGTCGACGCCATCATCAACCAGAAGGGCAAGGGCGTCTTCTGCGTCTACGTGGCAGTCGGCCAGAAGGCTTCGACGATCGCCAACGTGGTGCGCAAGCTGGAAGAGCACGGCGCGATGGAATACACCGTCGTCGTGGCCGCCGCCGCTTCGGACTCGGCCGCCATGCAGTACCTGGCACCGTACGCCGGCTGCACCATGGGCGAGTACTTCCGCGACCGCGGCGAAGACGCGCTGATCGTCTATGACGACCTGACCAAGCAAGCCTGGGCCTACCGCCAGGTGTCGCTGCTGCTGCGCCGCCCGCCGGGCCGCGAAGCCTACCCGGGCGACGTGTTCTACCTGCACTCGCGCCTGCTGGAGCGTGCTGCCCGCGTGAACGCCGACTACGTCGAGAAGTTCACCAACGGCGCCGTCAAGGGCAAGACCGGTTCGCTGACCGCGCTGCCGGTGATCGAAACGCAGGCCGGCGACGTGTCCGCGTTCGTTCCGACCAACGTGATCTCGATCACGGATGGCCAGATCTTCCTGGAAACCGACCTGTTCAACGCTGGTATCCGCCCCGCTATCAACGCCGGTATCTCGGTGTCGCGCGTCGGTGGTGCAGCCCAGACCAAGGTGGTGAAGAACCTGTCTGGCGGTATCCGTACCGACCTGGCCCAGTATCGTGAGCTGGCTGCGTTCGCGCAGTTCGCCTCGGACCTGGACGATGCCACCCGCAAGCAGCTCGAGCGCGGCCGCCGCGTGACCGAACTGCTCAAGCAGCCGCAATACCAGCCGCTGCAAGTGTGGCAGCTGGCCGCGTCGCTGTTCGCCGCCAACAACGGCTTCCTCGACAACGTGGAAGTGAAGGACATTCTGCCGTTCGAGAAGGGCCTGCACGACCATCTGAAGACCAAGTACGCCGATCTCATCAACCGCATCGAAGAGACCAAGCAGCTCTCGAAGGAAGATGAAGCCGCCCTGCGTGCCGCTGTCGAGGATTTCAAGAAGTCCGCCGCGTTCTAA
- the atpG gene encoding F0F1 ATP synthase subunit gamma, with translation MAGTKEIRTKIKSVQNTRKITKAMEMVAASKMRKAQERMRSARPYAEKVRNIAAHLATANPEFKHPFMQEREVKRVGMIVVTTDKGLCGGLNTNVLRAVTNELKTLQGRGVDVQATAIGTKGMQFLGRVGAKVISHVVHLGDTPHLEKLIGAIKVQLDAFTNGEVDAVYLAYTKFINTMKQEPMVEQLLPLAADKLVQTEEEKRAYSWDYIYEPDAQTVVEELLVRYVEALVYQAVAENMASEQSARMVAMKAASDNAKNVIGELQLVYNKTRQAAITKELSEIVSGAAAV, from the coding sequence ATGGCCGGAACGAAAGAGATTCGAACCAAGATCAAGAGCGTGCAGAACACGCGCAAGATCACCAAGGCGATGGAGATGGTCGCCGCGTCCAAGATGCGCAAGGCGCAGGAGCGGATGCGCAGTGCCCGTCCCTACGCCGAGAAGGTGCGCAACATTGCGGCGCACCTGGCTACGGCCAACCCCGAGTTCAAGCACCCGTTCATGCAGGAACGCGAAGTCAAGCGCGTCGGCATGATCGTGGTCACGACCGACAAGGGGCTGTGTGGCGGCCTGAACACGAACGTGTTGCGCGCCGTCACCAATGAACTGAAGACCCTGCAGGGCCGCGGCGTGGACGTGCAAGCCACCGCCATCGGCACCAAGGGCATGCAGTTCCTGGGCCGCGTCGGTGCCAAGGTGATCTCGCACGTGGTGCACCTCGGTGACACCCCGCATCTGGAAAAGCTGATCGGCGCGATCAAGGTCCAGCTCGATGCCTTCACCAATGGTGAGGTCGACGCGGTGTACCTGGCGTACACCAAGTTCATCAATACGATGAAGCAGGAACCGATGGTCGAGCAGCTGCTGCCGCTCGCCGCCGACAAGCTGGTTCAGACCGAAGAAGAGAAGCGCGCCTACTCGTGGGATTACATCTACGAGCCCGACGCCCAGACCGTAGTGGAAGAGCTGCTCGTCCGCTACGTCGAGGCGCTGGTGTACCAGGCCGTGGCCGAGAACATGGCGTCCGAGCAATCGGCGCGCATGGTGGCCATGAAGGCTGCGTCCGACAACGCCAAGAACGTGATCGGCGAACTGCAACTGGTCTACAACAAGACCCGTCAGGCCGCGATTACCAAGGAACTGTCGGAAATCGTCAGCGGCGCAGCTGCGGTCTAA
- the atpD gene encoding F0F1 ATP synthase subunit beta produces the protein MSIGNIVQCIGAVVDIEFPRDAMPKVYDALVLEDSGDASFAEKGLTFEVQQQLGDGVVRTIALGSSDGLRRGMEVKSTGAPISVPVGHGTLGRIMDVLGRPIDEAGPIASDELRAIHQKAPKFDELSPSVDLLETGIKVIDLVCPFAKGGKVGLFGGAGVGKTVNMMELINNIAKQHSGLSVFAGVGERTREGNDFYHEMKDSNVLDKVAMVFGQMNEPPGNRLRVALTGLTMAERFRDEGRDILFFVDNIYRYTLAGTEVSALLGRMPSAVGYQPTLAEEMGKLQERITSTKTGSITSIQAVYVPADDLTDPSPATTFLHLDSTVVLSRDIAALGIYPAVDPLDSTSRQLDPQVVGTEHYEVARRVQQTLQRYKELRDIIAILGMDELSPEDKLAVNRARKIQRFLSQPFHVAEVFTGSPGKYVPLKETIRGFKMLVDGECDHLPEQAFYMVGSIDEAFEKAKKLQ, from the coding sequence ATGAGTATCGGAAATATTGTGCAGTGTATTGGCGCCGTGGTGGACATCGAGTTCCCCCGTGACGCAATGCCGAAGGTGTACGACGCGCTCGTGCTGGAAGACTCCGGCGACGCCTCGTTCGCCGAAAAGGGCCTGACCTTCGAAGTCCAGCAACAGCTCGGTGACGGCGTGGTGCGTACCATTGCCCTGGGCTCGTCGGACGGTCTGCGCCGCGGTATGGAAGTGAAGAGCACCGGCGCCCCGATTTCGGTGCCGGTCGGTCACGGCACGCTGGGCCGCATCATGGACGTGCTGGGTCGCCCGATCGACGAAGCCGGCCCGATCGCCTCGGACGAGCTGCGCGCGATTCACCAGAAGGCCCCGAAGTTCGACGAACTGTCGCCGTCGGTTGACCTGCTGGAAACCGGCATCAAGGTGATCGACCTGGTCTGCCCGTTCGCAAAGGGCGGCAAGGTGGGCCTGTTCGGTGGTGCCGGCGTGGGCAAGACCGTCAACATGATGGAGCTCATCAACAACATCGCCAAGCAGCACAGCGGTCTGTCGGTGTTCGCCGGCGTGGGCGAGCGTACCCGTGAAGGGAACGACTTCTACCACGAAATGAAGGACTCGAACGTGCTCGACAAGGTGGCCATGGTGTTCGGCCAGATGAACGAGCCGCCGGGCAACCGTCTGCGCGTGGCGCTGACCGGCCTGACCATGGCCGAGCGCTTCCGTGACGAAGGCCGTGACATCCTGTTCTTCGTGGACAACATCTACCGCTACACGCTGGCCGGTACCGAAGTGTCCGCACTGCTGGGCCGTATGCCTTCCGCCGTGGGCTACCAGCCGACGCTGGCAGAAGAAATGGGCAAGCTGCAGGAACGTATCACGTCGACCAAGACTGGCTCGATCACGTCGATCCAGGCCGTGTACGTGCCTGCGGATGACCTGACCGACCCGTCGCCGGCAACCACCTTCCTGCACCTGGACTCGACCGTGGTGCTGTCGCGTGACATCGCTGCACTGGGTATCTACCCCGCAGTGGATCCGCTGGACTCGACCTCGCGCCAGCTGGACCCGCAGGTTGTCGGCACGGAACACTACGAAGTGGCCCGCCGCGTTCAGCAGACCCTGCAGCGCTACAAGGAACTGCGCGACATCATCGCGATTCTGGGCATGGACGAACTGTCGCCGGAAGACAAGCTGGCAGTGAACCGCGCTCGTAAGATCCAGCGTTTCCTGTCGCAGCCGTTCCACGTGGCGGAAGTGTTCACGGGTTCGCCGGGCAAGTACGTGCCGCTGAAGGAAACCATCCGCGGCTTCAAGATGCTGGTGGACGGCGAGTGCGATCACCTGCCCGAGCAGGCGTTCTACATGGTCGGCTCGATCGACGAAGCCTTCGAAAAGGCCAAGAAGCTCCAGTAA
- a CDS encoding F0F1 ATP synthase subunit epsilon yields the protein MATILVDVVSAEASIFSGQAKFVALPGESGELGILPGHTPLITRIQPGAVRIEKEDGSEEFVFVAGGILEVQPKHVTVLADTAIRGGDLDEAKAQEAKRAAEELMQNQSSDLDLARAQSELAVAAAQLAAIARLRRKK from the coding sequence ATGGCAACCATTCTTGTAGACGTCGTCAGCGCGGAAGCGTCGATCTTCTCCGGCCAGGCGAAGTTCGTGGCGCTGCCGGGCGAGTCGGGTGAACTGGGCATTCTGCCGGGCCACACGCCGCTGATCACGCGCATCCAGCCGGGTGCGGTGCGGATCGAGAAGGAAGACGGCAGCGAAGAGTTCGTGTTCGTTGCCGGCGGCATTCTCGAAGTCCAGCCCAAGCACGTCACCGTGCTGGCCGACACCGCTATCCGCGGTGGCGACCTGGACGAAGCCAAGGCGCAGGAAGCCAAGCGTGCTGCCGAAGAGCTGATGCAGAACCAGAGCAGCGATCTGGATCTGGCACGCGCTCAGAGCGAGCTCGCCGTGGCGGCTGCCCAACTGGCTGCCATCGCCCGCCTGCGTCGTAAGAAGTAA
- a CDS encoding CoA-binding protein, translating to MRPEMQQAIQAMLAMKTVAVVGLSDRPERPSHEVAEFLQDHGFRIVPVNPRHAGERILGETCHATLREAADAAAAAGSPIAWVDIFRRAEETPGVVDEAIAIGAQGVWLQLGIVNDHAVRRAADAGLLAVQDCCSKVELTRQLGLD from the coding sequence ATGCGCCCTGAGATGCAGCAAGCCATACAAGCCATGCTGGCGATGAAGACCGTGGCCGTGGTCGGCCTGTCCGACCGCCCGGAGCGTCCCAGTCATGAGGTTGCGGAATTCCTGCAGGACCATGGCTTCCGGATCGTGCCGGTCAATCCGCGTCATGCCGGCGAACGCATTCTGGGCGAGACCTGCCACGCCACGCTGCGCGAAGCCGCCGACGCTGCCGCGGCAGCCGGCAGTCCCATCGCGTGGGTCGACATCTTCCGCCGTGCCGAGGAAACGCCGGGCGTGGTCGATGAGGCCATCGCCATTGGCGCACAGGGTGTCTGGCTGCAGCTGGGCATCGTCAACGACCACGCCGTGCGCCGCGCTGCCGATGCCGGCCTGCTGGCGGTGCAGGATTGCTGCAGCAAGGTCGAGCTGACGCGCCAGCTCGGGCTGGACTGA